The genomic window TGGATTCCATTACACTGCGCAATCTGGAGGTTGTGAAAAATGTCAGGGGAGAGGGAAAAGATACCACTATTCTCCAGGTACTGGATGAGACCAAAACACCTATGGGCAGCCGTCTGCTTCAGAAATGGGTCCTCAAACCCCTGCTTGATGTCACTCATATAAATAAGCGGCTGGATGCCGTGGAGGAATTGGCTGATAACACCCTGTTGAGATTTGATGTGCGCTCCCATATCTCCTATGTGAAAGATGTGGAGAGACTTGTGGGCAGAGTAGTTTATGGTAACTCCAATGCCAGGGACCTTATTGGCCTCAAAAAATCCCTGCAGGCGGTGCCATCTCTCCTGGAAACCCTGAAAGGGGAACATAAGACAATGCTTGCCCGGATAGTGCAGGGAATGGAGGATTTCAGGGAAATAGATACTCTCACCGGGCTTATCGAGCGGGCTATAGTGGAGGAACCCCCCCTTTCTGTACGGGAAGGCGGGCTTATCAAACCCGGCTACAGTGAGGAACTGGATGAACTCAAAGAAACCTCCAGTAATGCCAAATCCTGGATTGCCTTATTCCAGCAGAAGGAGAGGGACAGGACCGGGATCAAATCCCTCAAGGTAGGCTACAACAGGGTGATAGGTTATTATCTGGAGGTTACCAAGCCCAATATTCCCCAGGTGCCTGATGATTACATCCGCAAACAGACCATGACCAATGCGGAGCGTTTTTACACCCCACAGCTCAAGGACTGGGAAGGCAGAATCCTGTCTGCCGATGAAAAAAGGGTGGCACTGGAATATGAATTGTTCAATGAAGTTATCTCGGTGGTAGCAAATCACTCGAAACAGCTGCAGGAGATGGCAGTCCTGCTGGGAGAGCTGGACGTTTTGGCCTCTCTGGCAGAGGTTGCGGTGAACAATAATTATGTGCGTCCTTCCATTACCGATGACTGCAGGATACTGATACGGGAAGGCAGGCACCCTGTTGTGGAAAAATCGGTTGATGGGGGTTTCATTCCCAATGACGTGGAAATGGATTGTTCTGATGAGCAGTTCCTCCTTATAACCGGGCCCAATATGGCGGGTAAATCCACCTACATGAGACAGGTTGCCCTGATCGTCATAATGGCCCAGGCGGGATCCTTCGTACCTGCTTCCCATGCATCGGTGGGTATCGTGGACAGGATATTCACCCGTGTGGGGGCTTTTGATGATCTGGCAAGCGGGCAGAGTACCTTCATGGTGGAAATGGTGGAACTTGCCAATATCCTGAATAATTCCACGCCGAAAAGCCTGGTGCTGCTGGATGAGATCGGCAGGGGGACCAGCACCTATGACGGCTACAGCATAGCCAAGGCCGTAGTGGAGTATATCCATAACAAGGGACGTCAGGGAGTACGCTCCCTTTTTGCTACTCATTATCACCAGCTGACCGAGATCGCTGATTCGCTCAAGAGGGTTAAGAATTATCATATAGCGGTCAAGGAAAACGGAGATGACCTGGTGTTTTTACGCAAGATCGTGCCCGGTGCCACTGACAAAAGTTATGGTATCCATGTGGCCAGACTTGCAGGTGTTCCTCATAAGGTGACTAAAAGAGCGCAGTCGATCCTGGAAGATATTGAAAGTGAGAGTGTGATCAGCAGGGAAAGTGAGGGTTCCAGGAAACGCAAGAGTGGTGCCAAATATACCCAGCTCCTGCTGGTAGACCCGGAAAAGGGTGGTGAGAGGGATTTTGATCCGGTTGCAGAGGAAATAAGGGACCTGGATCTCAATAACCTTACTCCAATGGAAGCCCTGAACAGACTGCAGGCTATACAGAAAAAACTGAAGGAGAGTTGATTATGGGAAAGCCGGAGCATATCCATTTACTTGATGAGGCCACAATCAACCAGATAGCTGCAGGAGAGGTTATAGAAAGACCTGCCTCTGTTGTCAAGGAATTGATAGATAACTCTCTGGATGCAGGAGCATCGGATATTCGAGTGGAAATAGAGGGGGCTGGATCCAAAAGCATCACCGTGATAGATGACGGCAGCGGGATAGGTCGGGACGAAGCCCCGGTGGCCTTTACCAAACATTCCACAAGCAAGATCGAAAGTAAGGATGACCTGCACAGGATAATTACCCTGGGTTTCAGGGGTGAGGCACTCTCTTCCATTGCGGCTGTTTCCAGAGTAGAACTTATCAGCAGAACTGCGGATTGCCTTTCGGCTGTAAAAGTAAGAGTTGAAGGAGGCTCTGTCGGGGAGACAACAGATACAGGTTCTTCTGTGGGTACACGTGTAGAGGTACGGGACCTGTTCTATAATACACCGGCCAGGCGCAAGTATCTCAAGAGCAAAAGAACCGAACTTTCCCATATAACTGATACAGTAACCCGGCAGGCGCTTGGTAACCCGGAGGTCTCCTTTACTTTGCTAAATGAGGGCAAGGTGGTGCTGCGTTGCGGGAAAGGTGAACTGTTTGACAGGATGGTACAGGTGCTGGGAGCAGATGTTGCAAGACAGTTGATACCCCTGGAATACAAGGATGATCTGCTATCTCTTTGGGGATATATCTCAAAACCGGGATATTACCGCAGCAATCGTGAGATGAATTATTTTTTCGTTAATGGAAGGAATATATCGTCCCCTGCTATCAGTAATGCCGTGAGGCTGGGATATTATACCATGCTGCCCAAAGGTCGCTATCCTGCCGCGGTACTTAATGTGAAGATCAATCTGGAAGAGGTGGATGTCAATGTCCATCCGGCAAAACGTTATGTCAGGCTGAGCAGGGAAAATGAAATAATGGATGGTATATCAAGTGCTGTGGAGCAGGCGCTGAAACAGGAAAAACTGGTACCCGAGGCAAAGCCGTCCCCTACAATGACCATGCAGGCATCCCTGGCCTCTCCTGGGAAACCAGCTTCAAAGGAATCCGTATCTTCTGAATCTCCTGTTATCCGGGAGAGTACCCCGAATTACACTCCCCCTCCAAGAGATACCCAGCGGCGGCTCAAGCGTTCTGAAAGAATTCTTGCAGAAGAAAAAGTTCAACCAGAAAGGGCGGGATCGGGTGTATCAGATGCACGTATCCTGGGGCAGGTCAATGAGCTCTATATAGTAGCCGAAACCGATGAGGGACTTTTGCTGATAGATCAACATGCTGCACATGAGCGAATAATGTATGAACAGATATCCAGGAGGGTAAAACATGACTGGCAGGAACTGATCTCTCCTGTGACAGTCGATCTGACCACCAGGGAAAAAGTGTTACTGGAAGAATACATACCCTATCTGGAAGACCTGGGATTTTCCCTGTCAGAATTCGGTACGCAGACCTATGTGATAACAACCGTTCCTACTGTGATGGGGAAGATAGAGGATCCTTCGGTTGTGCATGATATACTGGCCGATCTCTTTGCCCAGGGCAGGGTAAAGGAGAAGAAGGGCATGGAAGACATGTTATGCAAAACAATGGCCTGCAGGAGTGCCATAAAGGCAGGAGCACCCTGTAATACGGAACAGATGCAAAATTTGCTTGACCAGCTTGAACAGACCGAGAATCCCTATACATGTCCCCATGGCAGACCCACAATGATAACCCTGGGGAAAGCAGAACTTGATAAGATGTTCAAGCGTACTGGTGTATAACGCTAATTTTATAACTTTACAGATGGAGTAAATGACAATGATCGATCCTGTAAATAAATCCAAAATTCCCGAAGAGTGGCTTGAAAAGGCGGCCATGCCACGTGAGGAACTCGTGGAGGGTATAAAGAACGGAAGGCTCGTAGTTTTAAGTGACGGTTCAGTTCTCAAAAGGGGTTATACCACCGGGACAACTGCGGCTGCGGCTGCCAAAGCGGC from Methanohalophilus halophilus includes these protein-coding regions:
- the mutS gene encoding DNA mismatch repair protein MutS, translated to MSKITPAMQQYYAAKKQHPDSLIFFRMGDFYESFGEDAKTIAQELDITLTTRGKGKDGEKMPLAGIPYHAVDNYLPRLVRKGYKVAVCEQLEDPKKAKGVVKRGVVRVVTPGTVIDSSMLSDPSNNYLMAIVGRGQDFGVAFLDVSTGEFLTTQINDQPPFDGIAGEVARMRPAECIVFPQLRENEELQSRLAELKLSTNEFDAASTEPAYADRHLCEHLGISTLEGMGCSELAFAKIAASCALEYALETQMRELNHVQSLHTYSSSEFMILDSITLRNLEVVKNVRGEGKDTTILQVLDETKTPMGSRLLQKWVLKPLLDVTHINKRLDAVEELADNTLLRFDVRSHISYVKDVERLVGRVVYGNSNARDLIGLKKSLQAVPSLLETLKGEHKTMLARIVQGMEDFREIDTLTGLIERAIVEEPPLSVREGGLIKPGYSEELDELKETSSNAKSWIALFQQKERDRTGIKSLKVGYNRVIGYYLEVTKPNIPQVPDDYIRKQTMTNAERFYTPQLKDWEGRILSADEKRVALEYELFNEVISVVANHSKQLQEMAVLLGELDVLASLAEVAVNNNYVRPSITDDCRILIREGRHPVVEKSVDGGFIPNDVEMDCSDEQFLLITGPNMAGKSTYMRQVALIVIMAQAGSFVPASHASVGIVDRIFTRVGAFDDLASGQSTFMVEMVELANILNNSTPKSLVLLDEIGRGTSTYDGYSIAKAVVEYIHNKGRQGVRSLFATHYHQLTEIADSLKRVKNYHIAVKENGDDLVFLRKIVPGATDKSYGIHVARLAGVPHKVTKRAQSILEDIESESVISRESEGSRKRKSGAKYTQLLLVDPEKGGERDFDPVAEEIRDLDLNNLTPMEALNRLQAIQKKLKES
- the mutL gene encoding DNA mismatch repair endonuclease MutL encodes the protein MGKPEHIHLLDEATINQIAAGEVIERPASVVKELIDNSLDAGASDIRVEIEGAGSKSITVIDDGSGIGRDEAPVAFTKHSTSKIESKDDLHRIITLGFRGEALSSIAAVSRVELISRTADCLSAVKVRVEGGSVGETTDTGSSVGTRVEVRDLFYNTPARRKYLKSKRTELSHITDTVTRQALGNPEVSFTLLNEGKVVLRCGKGELFDRMVQVLGADVARQLIPLEYKDDLLSLWGYISKPGYYRSNREMNYFFVNGRNISSPAISNAVRLGYYTMLPKGRYPAAVLNVKINLEEVDVNVHPAKRYVRLSRENEIMDGISSAVEQALKQEKLVPEAKPSPTMTMQASLASPGKPASKESVSSESPVIRESTPNYTPPPRDTQRRLKRSERILAEEKVQPERAGSGVSDARILGQVNELYIVAETDEGLLLIDQHAAHERIMYEQISRRVKHDWQELISPVTVDLTTREKVLLEEYIPYLEDLGFSLSEFGTQTYVITTVPTVMGKIEDPSVVHDILADLFAQGRVKEKKGMEDMLCKTMACRSAIKAGAPCNTEQMQNLLDQLEQTENPYTCPHGRPTMITLGKAELDKMFKRTGV